A single window of Osmia bicornis bicornis chromosome 14, iOsmBic2.1, whole genome shotgun sequence DNA harbors:
- the LOC114872746 gene encoding serine proteinase stubble: MWDRERTVWAFVFLGNVLMNTAIASPIYVPQFIPGSTGRNIRHLPCVSRRSGETGVCMFAFTCAKANGTHLGTCIDRFYFGSCCKMDEEPDIFPQDNSIDDGPLVRPFVTTHGPIESNDIPEYFSRPKPINEMKPPGTTHSTEGTISSQVTQNTRAPSTTVKDTTKLATKKPILTSVETTTQPVRLSTFQTVQNSTIEDSTTKSPPRITSSTVRTTQKPSSTVTEITATTGKPSTLISTISQRPTTLETTTKVVSTAQTFAQTTKPITRKPVHTSTTKRPTYSTTRKPIQSTIHRPTETTTLRPVQSSTHRTTESTTSRTVTTTTHRTTPITRFPPRNATTARPLTHATTRRPTTATKRPLISTSTKRPTITTKKPTVPTKRPILTTKPSPSSTFITSTSTTTTKPILTSVKDRPSTIATTTESVLPSTTETKPATFATETTIIQKLTTTTTKPVQKIKPSTIRTTTSRPSTIASRPLTTTLRTKPTKISTTTTKPVVKPEYTTTTEKTVPLSTIDALNSTVTKPRPTTQSTKPTKPLSKPISSTTPSTVPTVTDTSFATVNSTDGSTMSTFAASTKVPVVNLTMDEVSQTTYAPGIVTWTSSSDDTTRTPEISSTTTVESDQTESDWTPITTPDGWIMIQSPSTKKPGQILQATTEKPISASTLLASISVKPTTEATTEQQVTKKPSIMTTLSSIASVTIDTELPVPMETLNMSDYKQVCGRRLFPEPRIVGGNRSSFGKWPWQISLRQWRTSTYLHKCGAALLNENWAITAAHCVENVPPSDLLLRIGEHDLANEDEPYGYQERRVQIVASHPQFDPRTFEYDLALLRFYEPLLPFQPNVLPICLPDDDESYVGRTAFVTGWGRLYDEGPLPSTLQEVAVPVINNTMCESMYRNAGYIEHIPHIFICAGWKNGGFDSCEGDSGGPMVIQRARDKRWILAGVISWGIGCAVPNQPGVYTRISEFREWINQILQF, translated from the exons ATGTGGGATCGAGAGAGAACAGTCTGGGCCTTCGTCTTCCTAGGCAACGTACTGATGAACACCGCGATCGCCTCGCCGATCTACGTTCCGCAATTTATTCCAGGAA GTACGGGCAGGAACATTAGGCACTTGCCTTGTGTGTCTCGTAGATCCGGCGAGACTGGGGTTTGCATGTTCGCGTTCACCTGTGCCAAAGCGAATGGCACACACCTTGGCACATGCATCGATCGTTTTTACTTCGGTAGCTGTTGCAAGATGGACGAGGAGCCTGATATTTTCCCTCAGGACAACAGCATCGACGATGGGCCGCTCGTGAGGCCGTTCGTCACGACCCACGGGCCCATCGAGAGCAACGACATACCCGAGTACTTCTCAAGGCCGAAACCGATTAACGAGATGAAACCACCTGGAACAACGCATTCCACCGAG GGGACAATAAGTAGCCAGGTTACCCAAAATACTCGCGCACCGTCGACGACTGTGAAAGACACGACGAAGCTCGCGACGAAAAAGCCGATCCTGACGAGCGTCGAAACGACCACGCAACCGGTTCGATTATCGACCTTTCAAACCGTGCAGAACTCCACGATCGAGGACTCGACGACAAAAAGTCCTCCGAGAATCACGAGCAGTACTGTACGAACCACGCAAAAACCGTCCAGCACAGTCACAGAAATCACGGCCACCACTGGCAAACCTTCCACGCTGATCTCCACGATTTCACAAAGGCCAACGACACTGGAAACCACGACGAAAGTGGTATCCACCGCTCAAACGTTTGCTCAAACCACCAAACCCATCACGAGGAAACCCGTTCATACGTCGACGACCAAGAGACCAACGTATTCGACGACGCGTAAACCCATTCAGTCGACCATACACAGGCCAACGGAAACAACCACGTTGAGACCGGTTCAATCGAGTACTCATAGAACTACAGAATCGACAACATCGAGAACCGTGACCACGACGACCCACAGGACCACCCCTATCACCAGGTTCCCTCCAAGGAATGCGACCACCGCGAGACCGCTCACTCACGCCACCACCAGGAGACCCACCACCGCTACCAAGAGACCCCTGATCAGTACCAGTACAAAGAGACCCACGATCACCACGAAGAAACCGACTGTACCCACGAAAAGGCCCATCCTCACCACAAAACCATCCCCAAGTTCAACTTTCATTACATCGACTTCTACGACTACAACGAAACCTATCTTGACGTCAGTCAAGGATCGACCATCGACCATCGCGACCACTACCGAAAGTGTCCTTCCATCAACGACGGAAACAAAGCCGGCGACTTTCGCCACCGAGACTACGATCATTCAGAAGCTCACGACGACTACCACGAAACCTGTGCAGAAAATCAAACCATCTACGATTCGAACAACGACTTCCAGGCCGTCTACCATCGCTTCAAGACCTCTGACGACTACCCTGAGGACGAAGCCGACGAAGATCAGtacgacgaccacgaaaccgGTGGTCAAGCCTGAATACACGACGACCACCGAGAAAACGGTACCTTTGTCCACCATCGATGCTTTGAATAGTACTGTTACGAAACCTAGGCCAACCACGCAGTCAACGAAACCCACGAAACCATTAAGCAAGCCCATATCCTCCACGACCCCGTCGACCGTGCCCACTGTAACGGATACTAGCTTCGCTACTGTGAATTCTACCGATGGTTCTACCATGTCCACGTTCGCCGCTTCGACGAAGGTGCCCGTGGTCAATCTGACCATGGATGAAGTCTCTCAGACGACTTACGCCCCTGGTATCGTTACTTGGACCTCCAGTTCCGATGACACCACGAGGACTCCCGAGATTTCCTCCACGACCACCGTCGAATCTG ATCAAACTGAAAGCGATTGGACGCCTATCACCACTCCAGATGGTTGGATCATGATTCAATCGCCCAGTACGAAAAAACCGGGTCAAATTTTACAGGCAACAACCGAGAAACCAATTTCGGCATCCACGTTACTTGCATCGATTTCGG tgAAACCAACGACGGAAGCGACCACCGAGCAACAGGTGACGAAAAAGCCTTCCATCATGACAACCCTATCATCGATCGCGAGCGTGACCATAGATACGGAACTTCCGGTACCAATGGAAACTCTCAACATGTCTGATTACAAGCAAG TGTGCGGGAGAAGATTATTCCCGGAGCCTCGTATCGTCGGTGGAAATCGCAGTTCGTTTGGAAAATGGCCCTGGCAG ATCTCGTTACGACAATGGAGAACGTCCACGTATCTGCACAAGTGTGGTGCAGCGTTGTTGAACGAGAATTGGGCCATAACTGCAGCACATTGCGTGGAAAA CGTACCACCCAGTGATCTATTGCTAAGAATAGGCGAGCATGATCTTGCGAACGAGGATGAACCTTACGGTTATCAAGAGAGAAGGGTTCAAATCGTGGCGAGTCATCCACAATTCGATCCTCGAACTTTTGAATACGATCTCGCCCTGTTGAGATTCTACGAGCCTCTCTTACCTTTCCAACCAAACGTTCTACCCATTTGTCTACCAGACGATGACGAAAGTTACGTTGGTCGTACTGCTTTTGTCACTGGCTGGGGTCGACTTTACGATG agGGGCCATTACCATCCACTCTCCAGGAGGTGGCTGTACCAGTCATCAACAACACCATGTGCGAGTCCATGTACAGAAACGCGGGATACATCGAGCATATTCctcatattttcatttgtgCCGGCTGGAAAAATGGAGGATTCGATTCTTGCGAG GGCGATAGTGGAGGACCGATGGTGATCCAAAGGGCGCGCGACAAACGATGGATCTTAGCCGGAGTAATTAGCTGGGGAATCGGTTGTGCGGTACCCAATCAACCAGGAGTTTACACTCGTATCTCGGAATTCCGCGAATGGATCAATCAGATTCTTCAGTTCTAA
- the LOC114872747 gene encoding uncharacterized protein LOC114872747, translating to MQSTRTTNTIYMFVVLLTFGMAIIHGEPQPMAKPTLPGEFKSAEELSRYINHVIDYYTLSGRARYGKRGSIPFSESDTNDGWDTVRTILEIPQSSQRTKFEKRKQEENRFIRELENSNNKKHSSRIDVRPCHTLDIVERYYGDVQ from the exons ATGCAATCCACACGCACTACGAATACCATCTATATGTTCGTCGTTCTGTTGACTTTTGGAATGGCGATTATTCACGGCGAACCGCAACCAATGGCTAAACCGACGCTTCCGGGAGAATTTAAGAGTGCAGAAGAATTAAGTAGATACATTAATCACGTGATAGACTACTACACGCTTAGCGGGAGAGCCAG GTATGGAAAAAGGGGAAGCATTCCGTTCTCTGAATCGGATACTAATGATGGATGGGATACGGTGAGAACAATCCTGGAGATTCCACAATCATCGCAACGAACGAAATTCGAGAAACGAAAGCAAGAAGAGAATCGATTCATTCGCGAACTCGAGAACTCGAACAATAAAAAGCACTCTTCAAGGATCGATGTCCGACCATGTCATACGCTAGACATAGTTGAACGATACTATGGTGATGTGCAATAA
- the LOC114872714 gene encoding serine-rich adhesin for platelets-like produces the protein MRELLSILAVLAVTANAYSGTFSTECPPNDLSNEVVHIPHEYDCAKFYKCDNGVKQLETCREYSGNRKLYFNPEKQVCDWPWNVTCTLREPDCPAVSEKEIMLPHPYDCSLYYQCKNGKTVNKCPEDQYFDSVRMMCAKKEEATCYLYWDTCPPSDFNIDVYFPHERNCNEYYKCENEEMVLKQCPAGEVFDVNLRKCVFDEEAKCDSALNPVQAIVCPSIGSKNLPHEKECGLYYECNDGVKTEKVCPGGLSFDAVKGICSWPPSSTCSSKVEPSSECPSEKSNEAKRLPHECKCSHYYECYNGEKVIQSCPSGTKFDYIREVCDSPDKVTCKIMAITLASKVGCPERFIPHESECHHFYECTNGNLQLVKCNEGFYFNNAIKSCDFENGKDCGGIKPMTTTPREIVTDECPPCECGFIRFPHKLNCSLFYQCDNGTKTVEECPDGLHYNPRKQDCDWPDNVNCTIPVCEEGSNMVHECQCEKYYTCKDNHWVLQQCKDGWEFDYIDKVCKPADEARCEHRPPTGCFGQCPSTGNTIIPYENCTQYCECNNGKGTVVDCIKDMYYNPEKRMCDWPENIRNLTCDPFPCPNDGVKVPHECSCDRYYVCSNNQHYREICPNGTEYNYETRKCQKYEDSHCYNEPKQDSVIASQNCIGSCPKLAPSDRSFTLPHNNCTRFCRCGAGAPYVVNCPPHLHFSEQEHICTEPARANCNRYHVYGQDERDLTMSTEDSSFFKHILPEYLMFLIVVGVTTAATIPPEEPFGKELTECRGRNSATNTHNVRHETNCHQFYKCLGGYGFVIDCPTIKNVTLVFNEESLVCDWEGVPCSDDPNEPPTSNKPPSSNKPPGPNEPITPSPTNRPPGVGPPNCAEAGNRNQPHEDCDKFYYCESANGEPLVGQCPEGTHFNAIVAQCDLGEYLLLLIAVVIAASANVQAEEQIGKLKKECKHKNRFYYTNNVRHESDCHKFYKCIGTYGFEKDCPTLKGVKLIFNENKRICDWEGVSCTKTSTTGSTQPSTTISTIEPSTTGSTEEPASTTSVTDTTTTISTHQSSTQTSTEPGSTASTEEPSSTTSVTDTSTTSSTESTSAQTSTAPTSTGSTEEPSSTTSVTDTSTTSSTESTSAQTSTDLGSTTSTEEPSSTTSVTDTSTTSSNGSTSAHTSTEPSSTGSTVESSSTTSVTDTPTTSLTESTSAQTSTEPSSTGSTVESSSTTSVTDSSTTSSTESTSTQTSTEPGSTASTDEPSSTTSVTDTSTTSSTESTSAQTSTGPSSTASTDVPSSTTSVTDTPTTSLTESTSAQTSTEPSSTGSTDEPSSITSVTDTSTTSLTESTSAQTSTEPSSTGSTEEPSSTTSVTDTTTTSSTHQSSTQTSTEPGSTASTEEPSSTTSVTDTPTTSLTESTSAQTSTEPSSTGSTDEPSSTTSVTDTSTTSSTESTSAQTSTAPTSTGSTEKPSSTTSVTDTTTTSSTHQSSTQTSTEPGSTGSTDEPSSTTSVTDTSTTSSTESTSAQTSTAPTSTGSTDEPSSTTSVTDTSTTTWTGSTSAQTSTEPGSTTSTEEPSSTTSVTDTSTTSSTESTSAPTSTAPTSTGSTEEPSSTTTVTDTTTTSSTHPSSTETPTEPGSTTSTEEPSSTTSVTDTSTTSSTESTSAQTSTAPSSTASTEEPSSTTSVTDTPTTSLIESTSAQTSTEPSSTGSTEKPSSTTSVTDTTTTSSTHQSSTQTSTEPGSTGSTDEPSSTTSVTDTSTTTWTGSTSAQTSTEPGSTTSTEEPSSTTSVTDTSTTSSTESTSAPTSTAPTSTGSTEEPSSTTTVTDTTTTSSTHPSSTETPTEPGSTTSTEEPSSTTSVTDTSTTSSTESTSAQTSTAPSSTASTEEPSSTTSVTDTPTTSLIESTSAETSTEPSSTGSTVESSSITSVTDSSITSSTESTSPQTSTEPGSTTSTEEPSSTTSVTDTSTTSSTGSTSAQTSTEPGSTTSTEKPSSTTSVTDTSTTSSTGSTSPQTSIEPGSTTSTEEPSSTTSVTDTSTTSSTGSTSAQTSTEPGSTGSTVESSSTTSVTDSSPTSSTESTSPQTSTEPGSTTGTEEPSSTTSVTDTSTTSSTGSTLAQTSTEPGSTTSTEEPSSTTSVTDTSTTSSTGSTSAETSTEPGSTGSTVESSSTTSVTDTSTTSSTGSTSAETSTGPSSTGSTVESSSTTSVTDTSTTSSTGATSAQTSTEPGSTGSTVESSSTTSVTDTSTTSSTESTSAQTSTEPSSTGSTVESSSTTSVTESSTTSSTESTSRQTSTEPGSTTSTEEPSSNTSVIDTSTTSSTGSTTVESSSTTSVTNTSTTSSTESTSTQTSTEPSSTGSTVESSSTTSVIDTSTTSSTGSTSAETSTEPGSTASTEEPSSTTSVTDTSTTSSTESTSAQISTESSSTGSTEGPSSTTSFTDTPTTSLSESTSALTSTDPSS, from the exons ATGAGAG AATTACTATCAATTCTCGCCGTGCTGGCAGTGACGGCGAACGCATACTCCGGTACGTTTTCAACCGAATGTCCACCGAATGATCTGAGCAACGAAGTCGTCCACATCCCTCACGAGTACGATTGCGCCAAGTTCTACAAATGCGACAATGGCGTGAAACAATTAGAAACATGTAGAGAGTATTCAGGAAATCGTAAACTGTACTTCAATCCGGAGAAGCAAGTCTGCGATTGGCCATGGAACGTGACGTGTACGCTGCGGGAACCGGATTGTCCTGCAGTAAGCGAGAAGGAAATTATGCTGCCTCATCCTTACGATTGCAGTTTGTATTATCAGTGCAAGAACGGCAAGACTGTTAACAAATGTCCCGAGGATCAGTACTTCGATTCCGTTCGTATGATGTGCGCGAAGAAGGAGGAAGCGACTTGTTACCTTTACTGGGACACGTGTCCACCATCAGATTTTAACATCGACGTGTATTTTCCGCACGAGAGAAATTGTAACGAATATTACAAGTGTGAAAACGAAGAAATGGTCTTGAAACAATGTCCGGCTGGAGAGGTGTTCGACGTAAACCTGAGGAAATGCGTGTTTGATGAAGAAGCAAAGTGTGATTCCGCTTTGAACCCAGTACAAGCCATCGTTTGTCCTTCGATCGGTTCTAAAAATCTTCCACACGAAAAGGAATGTGGTTTATACTACGAGTGCAACGACGGTGTGAAGACGGAAAAAGTATGTCCTGGCGGTTTATCCTTCGATGCAGTAAAAGGTATATGTAGTTGGCCACCGAGTAGCACGTGTTCCTCAAAAGTGGAACCTTCTTCCGAATGTCCATCAGAGAAGTCGAACGAAGCCAAGCGTCTCCCGCACGAATGCAAGTGTTCCCATTATTACGAGTGTTATAACGGGGAAAAGGTAATTCAGAGTTGCCCGAGTGGCACCAAGTTCGATTACATCAGGGAAGTTTGCGACAGTCCAGATAAAGTGACGTGCAAGATAATGGCAATCACACTAGCTTCAAAAGTTGGATGTCCAGAAAGATTTATCCCTCACGAATCCGAATGTCATCATTTTTATGAATGCACAAATGGCAATTTGCAACTTGTAAAGTGTAACGAAGGGTTTTATTTCAACAATGCAATAAAATCGTGTGATTTTGAAAATGGTAAGGATTGTGGAGGTATAAAGCCTATGACCACGACTCCTCGGGAAATCGTAACTGACGAATGTCCGCCATGCGAGTGTGGTTTCATTCGTTTTCCccataaattaaattgctCTTTGTTTTACCAGTGCGATAATGGTACAAAGACCGTGGAGGAGTGTCCTGATGGTCTTCATTACAATCCCAGGAAACAGGATTGCGATTGGCCAGATAATGTAAATTGTACTATCCCGGTATGCGAGGAGGGAAGCAATATGGTTCACGAATGTCAATGTGAAAAGTATTACACGTGCAAAGATAACCACTGGGTGCTACAACAGTGTAAAGATGGATGGGAGTTCGATTACATAGATAAGGTTTGCAAACCTGCCGACGAAGCTCGATGTGAACATAGGCCTCCCACGGGTTGCTTTGGTCAATGCCCCTCAACTGGTAACACAATTATACCCTATGAAAATTGCACGCAATACTGCGAATGCAACAATGGTAAAGGAACTGTCGTTGACTGTATCAAAGATATGTATTACAACCCAGAGAAAAGGATGTGCGATTGGCCGGAAAATATACGAAATTTGACCTGCGATCCTTTCCCCTGTCCGAATGATGGTGTTAAAGTACCGCACGAATGCTCCTGCGATCGTTATTACGTTTGTAGTAACAACCAGCACTACCGTGAGATTTGCCCCAATGGAACGGAATACAATTACGAAACGCGTAAATGTCAGAAATACGAGGATTCTCATTGTTACAATGAACCTAAGCAAGACAGTGTCATAGCATCACAAAATTGTATCGGTAGTTGCCCGAAACTCGCACCTTCAGACAGGAGTTTTACCCTACCTCATAATAATTGTACGAGATTCTGCAGATGCGGAGCCGGGGCTCCTTACGTTGTTAACTGTCCGCCGCATCTTCATTTCAGCGAGCAAGAACATATTTGTACTGAACCAGCTCGAGCCAATTGTAATAGGTATCACGTGTATGGTCAAGACGAACGTGACTTGACGATGAGCACGGAAGATAGCTCGTTTTTCAAACATATTCTACCTGAAT ATCTAATGTTTCTGATTGTTGTCGGTGTAACGACAGCGGCAACCATACCACCTGAGGAACCTTTTGGAAAGGAGCTCACAGAATGCAGAGGTCGCAATAGCGCGACTAATACACATAATGTTCGTCATGAGACGAATTGTCACCAGTTTTACAAATGTTTAGGAGGATACGGATTCGTAATAGATTGTCCAACGATAAAGAACGTCACATTGGTGTTTAATGAGGAGTCGTTAGTTTGCGATTGGGAGGGTGTACCTTGTTCAGATGATCCCAATGAACCACCAACTTCCAATAAACCGCCAAGTTCCAATAAACCGCCAGGTCCTAATGAACCAATTACACCGTCGCCAACAAACCGGCCACCGGGGGTTGGACCACCAAATTGTGCAGAAGCTGGCAACCGAAACCAACCTCATGAAGATTGTGATAAGTTTTATTACTGCGAAAGCGCAAATGGTGAGCCATTAGTAGGCCAATGTCCTGAAGGCACGCACTTCAATGCCATTGTTGCACAATGCGATCTAggagaat aCCTATTGCTTTTAATTGCCGTGGTGATAGCAGCTTCGGCAAACGTTCAAGCGGAAGAGCAGATTGGCAAGCTAAAAAAAGAGTGCAAACATAagaatagattttattatacgAATAACGTTCGCCATGAATCGGATTGTCACAAGTTTTATAAGTGCATAGGAACATACGGATTTGAAAAAGATTGTCCAACGTTAAAAGGCGTtaagttaatatttaatgaaaataagcGAATTTGCGATTGGGAAGGAGTATCTTGTACTAAAACATCAACAACTGGTTCGACTCAACCATCTACAACTATAAGCACTATAGAACCCTCGACAACAGGGAGCACTGAAGAACCAGCGTCAACTACAAGTGTTACTGACACGACAACAACTATTTCGACTCATCAGTCGTCAACTCAAACCTCCACAGAACCCGGGTCAACAGCGAGCACTGAAGAACCATCTTCAACTACAAGTGTTACAGACACGTCAACTACTAGTTCGACCGAATCGACGTCAGCTCAAACCTCCACAGCACCCACGTCAACAGGGAGCACTGAAGAACCATCGTCAACTACAAGTGTTACTGATACGTCAACCACTAGTTCGACCGAATCGACGTCAGCCCAAACCTCCACAGACCTCGGGTCAACAACGAGCACTGAAGAACCATCGTCAACTACAAGTGTTACAGATACGTCAACTACTAGTTCGAACGGATCGACGTCAGCTCATACCTCCACAGAACCCTCGTCAACAGGGAGCACTGTAGAATCGTCATCAACTACAAGTGTTACAGATACGCCAACAACTAGCTTGACCGAATCGACGTCAGCTCAAACCTCCACAGAACCCTCGTCAACAGGGAGCACTGTAGAATCATCGTCAACTACAAGTGTTACTGATTCGTCAACAACTAGTTCGACCGAATCGACGTCAACTCAAACCTCCACAGAACCCGGGTCAACAGCGAGCACTGACGAACCATCGTCAACTACAAGTGTTACAGATACGTCAACTACTAGTTCGACCGAATCGACGTCAGCTCAAACCTCCACAGGACCCTCGTCAACAGCGAGCACTGATGTACCATCGTCAACTACAAGTGTTACAGATACGCCAACAACTAGCTTGACCGAATCGACGTCAGCCCAAACCTCCACAGAACCCTCGTCAACAGGGAGCACTGACGAACCATCGTCAATTACTAGTGTTACAGATACGTCAACTACTAGCTTGACCGAATCGACGTCAGCCCAAACCTCTACAGAACCCTCGTCAACAGGGAGCACTGAAGAACCATCGTCAACTACAAGTGTTACTGACACGACAACAACTAGTTCGACTCATCAGTCGTCAACTCAAACCTCCACAGAACCCGGGTCAACAGCGAGCACTGAAGAACCATCGTCAACTACAAGTGTTACAGATACGCCAACAACTAGCTTGACCGAATCGACGTCAGCCCAAACCTCTACAGAACCCTCGTCAACAGGGAGCACTGACGAACCATCGTCAACTACAAGTGTTACAGATACGTCAACTACTAGTTCGACCGAATCGACGTCAGCTCAAACCTCCACAGCACCCACGTCAACAGGGAGCACTGAAAAACCATCGTCAACTACAAGTGTTACTGACACGACAACAACTAGTTCGACTCATCAGTCGTCAACTCAAACCTCCACAGAACCCGGGTCAACAGGGAGCACTGACGAACCATCGTCAACTACTAGTGTTACAGATACGTCAACTACTAGTTCGACCGAATCGACGTCAGCTCAAACCTCCACAGCACCCACGTCAACAGGGAGCACTGACGAACCATCGTCAACTACAAGTGTTACAGATACGTCGACTACTACTTGGACCGGATCGACGTCAGCTCAAACCTCCACAGAACCCGGGTCAACAACGAGCACTGAAGAACCATCGTCAACTACAAGTGTTACAGATACGTCAACTACTAGTTCCACCGAATCGACGTCAGCTCCAACCTCCACAGCACCCACGTCAACAGGGAGCACTGAAGAACCATCGTCAACTACAACTGTTACTGACACGACAACAACTAGTTCGACCCATCCGTCGTCAACTGAAACCCCCACAGAACCCGGGTCAACAACGAGCACTGAAGAACCATCTTCAACTACAAGTGTCACAGATACGTCAACTACTAGCTCGACCGAATCGACGTCAGCTCAAACCTCCACAGCACCCTCGTCAACAGCGAGCACTGAAGAACCATCGTCAACTACAAGTGTTACAGATACGCCAACAACTAGCTTGATCGAATCGACGTCAGCCCAAACCTCCACAGAACCCTCGTCAACAGGGAGCACTGAGAAACCATCGTCAACTACAAGTGTTACTGACACGACAACAACTAGTTCGACTCATCAGTCGTCAACTCAAACCTCCACAGAACCCGGGTCAACAGGGAGCACTGACGAACCATCGTCAACTACAAGTGTTACAGATACGTCGACTACTACTTGGACCGGATCGACGTCAGCTCAAACCTCCACAGAACCCGGGTCAACAACGAGCACTGAAGAACCATCGTCAACTACAAGTGTTACAGATACGTCAACTACTAGTTCCACCGAATCGACGTCAGCTCCAACCTCCACAGCACCCACGTCAACAGGGAGCACTGAAGAACCATCGTCAACTACAACTGTTACTGACACGACAACAACTAGTTCGACCCATCCGTCGTCAACTGAAACCCCCACAGAACCCGGGTCAACAACGAGCACTGAAGAACCATCTTCAACTACAAGTGTCACAGATACGTCAACTACTAGCTCGACCGAATCGACGTCAGCTCAAACCTCCACAGCACCCTCGTCAACAGCGAGCACTGAAGAACCATCGTCAACTACAAGTGTTACAGATACGCCAACAACTAGCTTGATCGAATCGACGTCAGCTGAAACCTCCACAGAACCCTCGTCAACAGGGAGCACTGTAGAATCATCGTCAATTACAAGTGTTACTGATTCGTCAATAACTAGTTCGACCGAATCGACGTCACCTCAAACCTCCACTGAACCCGGGTCAACAACGAGCACTGAAGAACCATCGTCAACTACAAGTGTTACAGATACGTCAACTACTAGTTCGACCGGATCGACGTCAGCTCAAACCTCCACAGAACCAGGGTCAACAACGAGCACTGAAAAACCATCGTCAACTACAAGTGTTACAGATACGTCAACTACTAGTTCGACCGGATCGACGTCACCTCAAACCTCCATAGAACCCGGGTCAACAACGAGCACTGAAGAACCATCGTCAACTACAAGTGTTACAGATACGTCAACTACTAGTTCGACCGGATCGACGTCAGCTCAAACCTCCACAGAACCCGGGTCAACAGGGAGCACTGTAGAATCGTCGTCAACTACAAGTGTTACTGATTCGTCACCAACTAGTTCGACCGAATCGACGTCACCTCAAACCTCCACAGAACCCGGGTCAACAACGGGCACTGAAGAACCATCGTCAACTACAAGTGTTACAGATACGTCAACTACTAGTTCGACCGGATCGACGTTAGCTCAAACCTCCACAGAACCCGGGTCAACGACGAGCACTGAAGAACCATCGTCAACTACAAGTGTTACAGATACGTCAACTACTAGTTCGACCGGATCGACGTCAGCTGAAACCTCCACAGAACCCGGGTCAACAGGGAGCACTGTAGAATCGTCGTCAACTACAAGTGTTACAGATACGTCAACTACTAGTTCGACCGGATCGACTTCAGCTGAAACCTCCACAGGGCCCTCGTCAACAGGGAGCACTGTAGAATCGTCGTCAACTACAAGTGTTACAGATACGTCAACTACTAGTTCGACCGGAGCGACGTCAGCTCAAACCTCCACAGAACCCGGGTCAACAGGGAGCACTGTAGAATCGTCGTCAACTACAAGTGTTACAGATACGTCAACTACTAGTTCGACCGAATCGACGTCAGCTCAAACCTCCACAGAACCCTCGTCAACAGGGAGCACTGTAGAATCATCGTCAACTACAAGTGTTACTGAGTCGTCAACAACTAGTTCGACCGAATCGACGTCACGTCAAACCTCCACAGAACCCGGGTCAACAACGAGCACTGAAGAACCATCGTCAAATACAAGTGTTATAGATACGTCAACTACTAGTTCGACCGGATCGAC CACTGTAGAATCGTCGTCAACTACAAGTGTTACAAATACGTCAACTACTAGTTCGACCGAATCGACGTCAACTCAAACCTCCACAGAACCCTCGTCAACAGGGAGCACTGTAGAATCGTCGTCAACTACAAGTGTTATAGATACGTCAACTACTAGTTCGACCGGATCGACGTCAGCTGAAACCTCCACAGAACCCGGGTCAACAGCGAGCACTGAAGAACCATCGTCGACTACAAGTGTTACAGATACGTCAACAACTAGTTCGACAGAATCGACGTCAGCTCAAATCTCCACAGAATCCTCGTCAACAGGGAGCACTGAAGGACCGTCGTCAACTACAAGTTTTACAGATACGCCAACAACTAGCTTGTCCGAATCGACGTCAGCTCTAACCTCCACAGATCCCTCATCGTGA